In the Lepidochelys kempii isolate rLepKem1 chromosome 3, rLepKem1.hap2, whole genome shotgun sequence genome, one interval contains:
- the LOC140908625 gene encoding uncharacterized protein, giving the protein MGSSLSALQVQHRNELQYLLRKAQHDCPARALTLLLQEVRAQCPWYPEAGSLKLADCERLGQTLHEEPRAPVQALHAWHLCHDAILRVTSDRPSFTRLVISPRPSAPVAIPVAALPPSTDATQCVASERPSPVSTAPPLPALPPVSSLPPPPLPSPLEPVCDHPPSVGPHPLGPPGGSSVSAQKLSLVQQMVHAAKARSDLTAEELADLVSVCPVTWQNDDQGNPVGTWTTLPYLVVREVKKAIREFGLTSTFVRGLIEGIGTEYSLIPEDWKTLLRMKLSPSQYVIWLSEYRQMAERQAQVHREHGIIYEHLAGEGPFATIEMQSQLPQAVFPIISTCAQHAFKKVPDSGKPTKSFVSIRQGASESFLDFTNRLHEAILRQVDNTEAAHELLLKLAVENANEDCRRALQAAQASGILELSDMLPGHWHTSPQGWSSGCRPEKNWEGGEALLPLW; this is encoded by the coding sequence atgggaagctccctctctgctttgcaagtgcaacaccgcaatgagctgcagtatttgctgcgtaaggctcagcatgactgcccggctcgagcacttactctcctgttacaggaggtgcgtgcccagtgcccgtggtatcctgaagccggaagccttaagctagcggactgcgAGCGATTGGGTCAGACATTGCacgaagagcctcgggcgcccgtgcaggctttacatgcctggcacctctgtcaCGACGCGATACTGCGTGTCACCTCGGATAGGCCCTCTTTCacgaggctggtgatctcgccacgcCCGTCGGCTCCTGTAGCCATCCCCGTTGCAGCTCTCCCCCCTTCTACTGATGCAACCCAGTGTGTCGCTTCGGAAAGACCCTCTCCTGTATCCAcagccccccctctccctgctttgcccccagtgtcttcattaccaccgcctcccttgccttccccacTGGAGccagtgtgtgatcaccctccgtCCGTGGGGCCCCATCCTctggggccccccggagggtcatctgtatctgctcagaagctttcgctggtgcaacaaatggttcacgcagcgaaagctcgatcagatcttacagcggaggagctggctgatctggtctcagtttgcccggtgacctggcagaatgatgaccagggcaaccctgtgggcacctggaccactttgccatacttggtggttagagaggtaaagaaagcaattcgtgaatttggcctgactagcacctttgtgcgtggtctcattgaagggataggTACTgagtactccctaatccctgaggattggaaaacgctgctgcgcatgaagttatcacccagtcagtatgttatttggcttagtgagtatcggcagatggcagaacgccaagctcaggtacatagagagcacggtatcatttatgagcatttggcaggggagggcccgtttgctactattgagatgcagtctcaactccctcaggccgtcttccccattatttccacctgtgcccagcatgctttcaagaaggtcccggattcaggcaagcctaccaaaagctttgtcagtatccgtcagggtgcctcagagtcctttttggattttaccaacagattgcatgaggctatcctccgacaggtggataacactgaggcagctcacgagctcctgttaaaattggcagttgaaaatgcaaatgaggattgccgccgtgctctccaggcagcacaagcctctggtattttagagctctcagacatgctgccaggacattggcacacaagcccacaaggctggagttctggctgccgccctgagaaaaactgggaaggaggggaagcgttgttaccgctgtggtaa